One Marinibacterium anthonyi genomic region harbors:
- a CDS encoding putative N-formylglutamate amidohydrolase: MTDTPDFQPFFRLGDARPARWRVTCDHAANTVPPSVGGGDLGLPPGDMARHIAWDVGAWGVSTTLGDLLDAPVAGANFSRLVIDPNRGEDDPTLLMKLYDGTIIPANRHADAVERERRLAAFYRPYDRVLADMMAPADAVLLSIHSFTRQLRGRPPRPWHIGILHAGENPLATALLDLLRAQGDLTVGENEPYGGHLPGDAIDRHALRSGRPNVLIEIRNDLIADQAGQRAWATRLAPILQKALATSGL; the protein is encoded by the coding sequence ATGACAGACACCCCCGATTTTCAGCCCTTCTTCCGGCTGGGCGACGCCCGCCCCGCGCGCTGGCGCGTCACCTGCGACCACGCGGCCAACACCGTGCCCCCTTCGGTCGGCGGCGGCGACCTTGGCCTTCCGCCCGGGGACATGGCCCGACACATCGCCTGGGACGTCGGCGCCTGGGGCGTCAGCACGACCCTGGGCGACCTGCTCGACGCGCCCGTCGCCGGCGCCAATTTCTCGCGCCTGGTGATCGACCCCAACCGGGGCGAAGACGACCCGACGCTGCTGATGAAACTCTACGACGGCACCATCATCCCGGCCAACCGCCACGCCGACGCGGTGGAACGCGAACGCCGACTGGCCGCGTTCTACCGTCCCTACGACCGCGTGCTGGCCGACATGATGGCCCCCGCCGACGCCGTCCTGCTGTCGATCCACAGCTTCACCCGCCAGCTCCGCGGCCGCCCGCCGCGGCCCTGGCACATCGGCATCCTGCACGCGGGCGAAAACCCGCTGGCCACCGCGCTCCTCGATCTGCTGCGCGCCCAGGGCGACCTGACCGTGGGCGAAAACGAACCCTACGGCGGCCACCTGCCGGGCGACGCCATCGACCGTCACGCCCTGCGCTCGGGGCGCCCCAACGTGCTGATCGAAATCCGCAACGACCTCATCGCCGACCAAGCCGGCCAACGCGCCTGGGCCACCCGACTCGCCCCCATCCTGCAAAAGGCCCTCGCCACCTCCGGCCTCTGA
- a CDS encoding LigB family dioxygenase, with product MRDRLPTYFISHGGGPWPWIPSMADELAPLASALARMPDDIGTRPRAVLMISGHWEEAAYTIQTAARPGMLYDYRNFPPETYRITYPAPGDPALADRVAQLVDAAGLPTARDATRGYDHGAFVPMALIYPDADMPLVQLSMRHHYDPAEHFRLGQALASLRDDGVLIVGSGLSYHNLRNFGPRARVPSQAFDTWLSETLSHVPASRTAKVLNWEQAPHARVCHAQEDHLVPLFTALGAAENDPATRVYHQTGIFGGVTASSWKFG from the coding sequence ATGCGCGACCGACTGCCGACCTATTTCATCTCTCACGGCGGCGGCCCCTGGCCCTGGATCCCGTCCATGGCGGACGAACTGGCCCCCCTGGCCTCCGCGCTCGCCCGGATGCCCGACGACATCGGGACAAGGCCCCGCGCCGTCCTGATGATCTCCGGCCATTGGGAGGAAGCGGCCTACACCATCCAGACCGCCGCCCGGCCGGGCATGCTCTACGATTACCGCAACTTCCCGCCCGAAACCTACCGCATCACCTATCCCGCCCCGGGCGATCCGGCGCTGGCCGACCGGGTGGCGCAGCTGGTCGACGCCGCCGGCCTGCCCACCGCCCGCGACGCGACGCGCGGCTATGACCACGGCGCCTTCGTCCCCATGGCGCTGATCTACCCCGATGCCGACATGCCCCTGGTCCAACTCTCCATGCGCCACCACTACGACCCGGCCGAACATTTCCGCCTGGGCCAGGCGCTGGCGTCGCTGCGCGACGACGGCGTGCTGATCGTCGGGTCGGGCCTGTCCTACCACAACCTGCGCAACTTCGGCCCCCGGGCGCGTGTGCCCTCGCAGGCCTTCGACACCTGGCTGTCGGAAACGCTCAGCCACGTCCCCGCATCCCGCACCGCCAAGGTGCTGAACTGGGAACAGGCCCCCCACGCCCGGGTCTGCCACGCGCAGGAAGACCACCTCGTGCCGCTGTTCACCGCGCTGGGGGCGGCCGAAAACGATCCGGCCACCCGGGTCTATCACCAGACGGGAATCTTCGGCGGCGTCACGGCCTCCAGCTGGAAATTCGGCTGA
- the lrgA gene encoding Antiholin-like protein LrgA gives MLGYLTLIFTCQLIGELITHALALPIPGPVIGMVVLFLVLVLRGRVPDGLDKVSATLLQYLSLLFVPAGTGVMLHFRLIEASLVPITLSLLVSTLLTIAVTSVLMSWLSKARPGGQADV, from the coding sequence ATGCTCGGCTACCTCACGCTCATCTTCACCTGCCAGCTGATCGGCGAACTGATCACCCACGCCCTGGCCCTGCCCATCCCGGGTCCGGTCATCGGCATGGTGGTGCTGTTCCTGGTGCTGGTCCTGCGCGGCCGCGTGCCCGACGGGCTGGACAAGGTCTCGGCCACGCTGCTGCAATACCTGTCGCTGCTGTTCGTGCCGGCGGGCACCGGCGTCATGCTGCATTTCCGCCTGATCGAGGCCAGCCTGGTGCCCATCACCCTGTCGCTGCTGGTCTCGACCCTGCTGACCATCGCGGTGACCTCGGTGCTGATGTCCTGGCTGTCAAAGGCGCGGCCGGGAGGGCAGGCCGATGTCTAA
- the yohK gene encoding Inner membrane protein YohK, producing the protein MSNLQETWVYLSASPLFHLTLTLIAFWIGSRIYEAAGRHPILNPVLIAVMIIVAVLLLTGTSYGTYFQGAQFVHFLLGPATVSLAVPLYRQLDRVRKSALALIVSLLAGSATAILSAVAVGWLFGASSEVLASLAPKSATTPVAMGIAEQLGGIPTLTAVLVIVTGIIGAMLGPMVMTRLGVTDMAARGLAMGTASHGIGTARALQVDETAGAFSGLAMGLNALATALLLPVIWGLLS; encoded by the coding sequence ATGTCTAACCTGCAGGAAACCTGGGTCTACCTGTCCGCCTCGCCGCTGTTTCACCTGACGCTGACCCTGATCGCCTTCTGGATCGGCAGCCGGATCTACGAGGCCGCCGGCCGCCACCCGATCCTGAACCCGGTGCTGATCGCGGTGATGATCATCGTCGCGGTGCTGCTGCTGACCGGCACCAGCTACGGCACTTATTTCCAGGGCGCGCAATTCGTCCATTTCCTGCTGGGCCCGGCGACCGTGTCGCTGGCCGTGCCGCTGTATCGCCAGCTGGACCGCGTGCGCAAATCCGCGCTGGCGCTGATCGTCAGCCTGCTGGCGGGTTCGGCCACCGCGATCCTGTCGGCGGTGGCCGTCGGCTGGCTGTTCGGCGCCTCGTCCGAGGTGCTGGCGTCGCTGGCGCCGAAATCGGCCACCACGCCGGTGGCCATGGGCATCGCCGAACAGCTGGGCGGCATCCCGACGCTGACGGCGGTCCTGGTCATCGTGACGGGGATCATCGGGGCGATGCTTGGGCCCATGGTCATGACCCGGCTGGGCGTGACCGACATGGCGGCGCGGGGGCTGGCGATGGGCACGGCAAGCCATGGTATCGGCACCGCGCGCGCGCTTCAGGTCGACGAAACCGCCGGCGCCTTTTCGGGTCTGGCCATGGGCCTGAACGCCCTGGCCACCGCCCTGTTGCTGCCGGTGATCTGGGGGCTGCTCAGCTGA